The Acanthochromis polyacanthus isolate Apoly-LR-REF ecotype Palm Island chromosome 10, KAUST_Apoly_ChrSc, whole genome shotgun sequence genome includes the window aaataacaacttaaagatgcaaaaaatgctggcgaggctttttatagcccaaattctgaaaatttcagacccccacaactcagaaactatttgagctacaggcctacaattttgcatagaaagtacttttgtgactatctaatggcatgcaaatttaggactaatttgaagatggtgcagtaacacccccaaggaatatctggtcatttcacctggaatgacccctgtgaatactgccgctttaggaaacaccacagctggagctaaggctaccgtttaggaaagggagcctgatgaagaggaaacctcagctctacctgatggcaggaggaggagctgctgtaactataatgtctataagtatctaattggtagtttgaaataaaggagcttctgctgctgctgctgctgctgctgcgcgtgcgtgcgtgcgtgcgtgcgtgcgtgcgtgcgtgcgtgcgtgcgtgcgtgcgtgcgtgtgtgtgtgtgtgtgtacttgtttctgctataccggtggggactttgacctgactatttgctataaaggtggggacttgtcttacggtggggacctaaaatgaggtccccacgggtggcaacaccgttttcttggccatattgttgttaataaaaaatgtaaaagtgcaaaaacgtttgtttagggttaggcattgatttggtgatggttagggttagggttaggagttagatatgaatgggtgtcaatggtaagtccccaccggtatagaaaaacaaacatatgtgtgtgtgtgtgtgtgtgtgtgtgtgcgcacatatatgagaacctgacctggcttatGAGCctggagtatacccactagaaaaaactagactacaccactcgCCATAACTTTATGCAAACCAGTAGCACTCATAATAAATCCAATGATTTCTAAGATTATCAACTGTAACAAGTCACAGAGCAATCAGTGTTCGTGTGCAAGTTCAGCGATGAATGCTGAAAATAAGTCAGAGCTGAGTTAGCAGACTACAGGCTGTAAGGTAAAGACTCTTCACAGAGGACACCAGTATGTGAGAATGAGCAATCTTGTACACtctaatgttgttgttttttgtcttctttctctgctttcatgttttctcttcttgcctgtttttttatattaaaccacattttgctttttctggcattttcaaAGCTCAATGAGTGTGTTGAGCAGGAGGTTCAACTATACAACCCTTCAAGTGGCCAGTGCTGATATTTGCCTTAGTTTTGATTTTCAGTGGAGAAACTGCAATGATTATGACCTTTTCTTTAATTAACTCACATGCTCATATTTGCACACTCCATCCATGCAGAAGGACTCACCGCACAGCTTCAATTTGCCGAACACAGTCATGCTCCCAAAGTGATATACCTTCCCAATGACCCAGTGGCTATTCCACCGCTGAAATGCTCACCACCAGTGTCAACtaattaaaaattcaaaatgtcaccacTTTGGTGTTGTTGGCTGTAATGAACATTTCTGCCTCTGAGGGCCGCTAGCAGGGCTTCATGAGAGTCATGCATTTAAGTTGCCAATCAATTGCATCACCACCTGCTCTCCCTTTGTCTTTGCCTCGCTCTCCTTGTCTGTGTTGCTTTCCCTTTTCACACACGCTGTCCTTTGCCTCAGTCCATATTGATGACCACGGTGTAATAACAGAGGTGACATGGTTGACTTGATTCTAGCAATTATCTTCTGGCTCCTTATTTGCAGGAcagtatgtgcatgtgtgtgtgtgtgtgtgtgtgtgtgtgtgtgtgtgtgtgtgtgtgtacctacTCGTGTATAAGTATGTACTGGATGTTAAATCCAGCTTGTTTGCAGGCTTTGCATGCATCAACATATGCAgatttgtgcgtgtgtgtgtgtagatataTACCTGAAAAGGCTAATGGTAATTAGCAGCATTAATGGTGTTAGCCAATTAGCTAACGCGCCCTGAAGAGCACTGAGCACTGAAGCAAAGGGCAGGGGAGCTATTTGTCTTCTCAAGGCCAAGTTAGTgatcatcacacacacacacacacacacacacacacacacacacacacacacacacacacacacacacacacacacacacacacacacacacacacacacacacacacacagacgcagtGCAGGAAATGCAGCTGATGCAAATATAAATGATGCACAGTACCACATATACGAAGGAAAAAggcacacaatcacacacacagaagttAACCTGTTCCCACATTTTAAGCTAAAGTTACCTCATATTGATTAGGTGCACTttacttttcctttttaatttagTTGTCATGGTGATGGAGAGAAGGCCAAAAACCACTGCTGCAGTACAATctggaaaagagagaaataaaatttttttaaaaacaagtaGAGGGGAAGTTCATGCAGCATTATTAAGCTGCAAACAGACAAGTAAGaattgaaagtaaaaaaaaaaaactgtgaagcaGGTGAGGAAGggtaagaagaagaagatgtaaACCAGTGATAGACAAGAAGCGAATAGTCTGAAATAAATTTAGTGTGATGATTTCAGGTCTccaagctgcatttttttacaCATCCATCTCCCGCATTGCAAATGACAGCATTTTCAAATGTCAGGCACAGTGTTTTTCCAAACTTTTATCTGCCAAACAAAGCTGGCTGGATACACCTGTGAATTTGTATTTCTGTGGATGGGTGCAttagtgtgtgttctgtgtgtgtacataggcctgtgtgtgtgtgtgtgtgtgtgtgtgtgtgtgtgtgtgtgtgtgtgtgtgtgtgtgtgtgtgtgtgtgtgtgtgtataaaggCCAGTTCGGCAGTGGGTCGCTCCTGGGAGAGCTAACCTTTGCTTGTATAGAAGACAGAAACTCACTCTGACAGCCTGAGGTAGAAGTCCCCATGGAAacctacacacatacacacatacacacatgtgcacgtgtacacacaaccacacataTGGGAGCTTACACTTTacagaaagagacacacagacacacaaagtgtACATGAGCTGCAAAAGGAACGGGGGGAAATAGCTATTTGACCACTCAGACTGAcggaaaaacagcaaattgaCACCAGGgtcaagcacacacacacacacacacacacacacacacacgcacacgcacacgcttgcacgcacacacacacacacacacacacacacacacacacacacacacacacacacacacacacacacacacacacacacacacacacacacacacacaggcacctCACCTCACAAAAATCCAACAACCTTTTTCCCTAAGGCCCAGTCACACTTTGTgaattgcttgttttttgaAGTTCATTCTaaaaagcatccatccatccattatctatacactgcttaatcctcgctgacttagggcgaaggcagcagacaccctggacaggtcaccagtctatcacggCTACACATGAAGCCGGAGTGCtttgagaaaacccacacatgcacagggataACATGCAAAGCAGACGGAGCCCAGACTgggaccttctagctgcaatGCAACAGTggtaaccaccaagccactagTTCAGCCCTTAAAAGACATGTCCTGCATTATTTAATCACTGTCCCAATTGCCACTAACTGAAAGGTTTTAGTTTCATTTGACAAACAACCCTATTTTCATTTCTAAACAGCCATTTGTCAAAACACACCATGCAACTTTAGGTTAGCTTCCTTCATTGAAGACATGGTGTTTGATCTTTTTGTTGCAGACACCTACTTTACCTACAGTACACACattgatcatccatccattctctatacatcactttatcctcactagggtcgcagggggtgctggagcctatcccagctgactcaggcgaaggcaggggacaccctggacaggtcgccagtctgtcgcagggctacatatacagacaaacaatcacactcgcattcacacctatgggcaattagagtaatcaattaacctcagcatatttttggactgtgggaggaagccggagtacccggagaaaaccacacatgcacagggagaacatgcaaactccatgcagaaagatcccaggcccaccccgggatttgaaccagggatcttcttgctgcaaggctaaagtgctaaccactacactactgtgcagcccacacaTTGATCAGTCACATCAAAACTTAAGTCTTCAAAACAGTCCCGGCCTATCAACACTTGGACTCTACAAGACTCTAAAGGTGCCCTGTAGTATCAGGAACCAAGACGTTAGCAGCAGATTCTTGAAGTCCTCGAAGTTGTGCAGTATGGCTTCCTCGAACTGGACATGTTTTCCCAGTACATCTCACAAATACTTGACGGGAGAATTTGAATTACAGTGTGGAAGGGAGGATTATAATGCCGAAATAGGCCACTGTCATTTGAGAATACCACTACCATGGCAGAGTATACGTGCTCTTCAACAATGTTTAGGTAGCTGTCAAAGTACCATCTATGAATGTTGGGACCTAAGGTTTTCTGGCAGAACATTGCACAGAAAATCTACCTTCTCCAGCTTGCCTCCTTCCCATAGTGCACCCTGCTGTCACCTCTTCTACAGGTAAATGatgcaaaagaaaatgtgaatcgTCAGACCAGTCATCTTCTTCAATTGCTCCATGGTCCAGCTCTGATGCTCAGAACGCTCAGCGATCTGAGCGATCTGCAGCCACAGAGCTCCATACACAGCAAGCTGCAATGCACTGCATATtatgacacctttctatcagagcCAGCTTTAcgtgtcagggctccctcctcaccctggCTCCttccccacctggcatcccaagaCCCTTTTTCCCATCTGTCTTttccctttctctccctctctctctgcagcacTGCACTGAGTGAAGCGTAGTCACTCGGCTGCTCCCACTCAGACAATCAGCTGTTACCCCGGAGTCTGGACAGCTGGAGATTATTCCCATGATTACTCCTGCGACAATAAAAGACCGGTTCATCTCTCCATTCTTCACTGGATTGTTAAACACGACTACATCGTTAGTTAACTCTCTAGCCGCAGCTTGTATTCAGTGTCGTATACGCCTGTCTAACAGTTTTTCTCTGCTCTCCCCGGTACGGCGGATCCAGCTGTCCAGACCCCTGTCCGTCCTGCCTGATTCCTTGTGAACCCCGGAACCTTCCGTCTGAACGCGGCCGGCAGTCTGCCCCACCTCGGCTCCCCCCCGTTCCCACCTGCAACTCCTGCCTGTCTCCCGGATCCCTGTGCACtcgacacccccccccccccccgtgcaTCGCCCCCGTCCAACAGACTTCTGAGAAATAAACCTTATTGCACCTAAGGGATTGTTGTGCTCTCTGCTCAGATTCTCCCAGCGCCTCCGTGACAGAACAATCTGGCCAAGAAGATGAATCCGGAGAGTACATGATCCAGCCCTGCCAGTTTGCCGGCGTCGTCTGCTGGCTTAATCCCTGCTGCGAGACATCCACACCGCTGCGCCAGGGAGGAATCACCTGGTGCACTCCTAGGATCGGCTCCGCCTTCTACGCACTCGGAGGGGCGGCCGATGATGTAGAGAGGACGCCCAGCCAGGAGCGAGACCACCGGTCCGAGGAAAAGTTCTCCTCCGACGGGGAACTGACCTGGCACGTCTCGGATTCGCCCCAGCAGCCGGGGTGGGAGGAGCCCCCTCCGGATGAGGCTTCATCCCTACGCCTGGTCGGGGAGTCCCTCCAGCAGGCTGGCGAGCTGAAAAACCACTCGACCCCTTGGTTCCTCGGGGACCCTGAAGGCATCTCCTCAGTTCCTGCATTCCTCGACGCCGTCTCCTCTGCTCTGGGACGGATGTTCACGATTCTGCCGGAGGTGAGGAATCTGGAGATGGCCACCGCTGTTCTGACGGAGCTCCAGATAGCCACCGACCGTGTGGGGGAGATTATTGCAGCGTTCGCCGTCCTTGGGGCGTCTCTGGCCACCACCGTCGATCCCATGATTCTGCGAGCAGCCAACAAGGGGCTGACGGCGTTGCTCATGGCCACAGTGCTGATAGAAGGCTCGGTTTTGTTCCAGTCCTCAGACGAATCCGAGGAGCCCCCGGCCTCCGATAGTCCAGACGTTGGTCCCATTTCTGTAACAGAACCAGATTCTACCCCCGGCCTTTTAGTCACACTAGACCCAGATTCTGTTGTCGATGGGGACGCTTGTCCAGCTCCCTCCCCAGCTTTTAGTCGAGCGAGCGTAACTGCCTCTGATTCCAGCTCAAACGAAGATCCTCGTCCTGTGCCGGCTACTGATTCACACTCAAGTCCTGTCTCCGCCTTAGCTTCCACTCCTATTCCTGTAGAGATCGATGTTCCAGCCCCAATTTTGGTGGAAATTGCCGCTCCGCCTCCTGATCCTGAGGGCATTGGTTCCCCAAATTCCGCCGCTGTGGG containing:
- the LOC127535932 gene encoding angiomotin-like, giving the protein MIQPCQFAGVVCWLNPCCETSTPLRQGGITWCTPRIGSAFYALGGAADDVERTPSQERDHRSEEKFSSDGELTWHVSDSPQQPGWEEPPPDEASSLRLVGESLQQAGELKNHSTPWFLGDPEGISSVPAFLDAVSSALGRMFTILPEVRNLEMATAVLTELQIATDRVGEIIAAFAVLGASLATTVDPMILRAANKGLTALLMATVLIEGSVLFQSSDESEEPPASDSPDVGPISVTEPDSTPGLLVTLDPDSVVDGDACPAPSPAFSRASVTASDSSSNEDPRPVPATDSHSSPVSALASTPIPVEIDVPAPILVEIAAPPPDPEGIGSPNSAAVGFFTLFPTPEQNDLPPPAFVQARKDTQLLALSPNVSLAVTQESTTPAGPSGGTSAPVPGLPPEGPPVRPPIRSPGEPRPRRSSLQ